Proteins from one Mycobacterium adipatum genomic window:
- a CDS encoding MspA family porin — protein sequence MKVFSRVLIAMIAAIASLFVSTGTSNAGLDNELSLVDGKDRTLTIQQWDTFLNGVFPLDRNRLTREWFHSGKAKYIVSGPGAEDFEGVLELGYQVGFPWSLGVGINFSYTTPNIAFDGQDYGTLGPAGIDFDLIPAIVTPPLFPGASISADLGNGPGIQEVATFSADVAGASGAVAVSNAHGTVTGAAGGVLLRPYARLIASEGDSVTTYGEPWNMN from the coding sequence ATGAAGGTATTCAGTCGGGTGCTGATCGCGATGATCGCGGCCATTGCGTCGCTGTTCGTGAGCACGGGCACCTCCAACGCGGGTCTGGACAACGAGCTGAGCCTCGTGGATGGCAAGGACCGGACCCTGACCATTCAGCAGTGGGACACCTTCCTCAATGGTGTGTTTCCGCTGGATCGCAACCGCCTGACGCGTGAGTGGTTCCACTCGGGCAAGGCGAAGTACATCGTGTCGGGTCCGGGCGCTGAGGACTTCGAGGGTGTGCTGGAGCTGGGTTACCAGGTCGGCTTCCCGTGGTCGCTGGGTGTGGGTATCAACTTCAGCTACACCACCCCGAACATCGCGTTCGACGGCCAGGACTACGGAACTCTGGGGCCGGCCGGGATCGACTTCGACCTGATCCCCGCCATCGTGACCCCGCCGCTGTTCCCCGGCGCCTCGATCAGCGCTGACCTCGGCAACGGCCCGGGCATCCAGGAAGTTGCGACCTTCTCCGCTGACGTCGCCGGCGCCAGTGGTGCGGTTGCGGTCTCCAACGCGCACGGCACCGTGACCGGTGCTGCCGGTGGCGTGCTGCTGCGCCCCTACGCCCGCCTCATCGCCTCGGAGGGTGACAGTGTCACCACCTACGGCGAGCCCTGGAACATGAACTGA
- a CDS encoding MspA family porin — MKTISRVLIAMIAAIASLFVSTGTSNAGLDNELSLVDGKDRTLTIQQWDTFLNGVFPLDRNRLTREWFHSGKAKYIVSGPGAEDFEGVLELGYQVGFPWSLGVGINFSYTTPNIAFDGQDYGYVGPGGVDFDLIPAIVTPPLFPGASISADLGNGPGIQEVATFSADVAGESGAVAVSNAHGTVTGAAGGVLLRPYARLIAAEGDSVTTYGEPWNMN; from the coding sequence ATGAAGACAATCAGTCGGGTGCTGATCGCGATGATCGCGGCCATTGCGTCGCTGTTCGTGAGCACGGGCACCTCCAACGCGGGTCTGGACAACGAGCTGAGCCTCGTGGATGGCAAGGACCGGACCCTGACCATTCAGCAGTGGGACACTTTCCTCAATGGTGTGTTTCCGCTGGATCGCAACCGCCTGACGCGTGAGTGGTTCCACTCGGGCAAGGCGAAGTACATCGTGTCGGGTCCGGGCGCTGAGGACTTCGAGGGTGTGCTGGAGCTGGGTTACCAGGTCGGCTTCCCGTGGTCGCTGGGTGTGGGTATCAACTTCAGCTACACCACCCCGAACATCGCGTTCGACGGCCAGGACTACGGCTACGTGGGCCCCGGCGGCGTTGACTTCGACCTGATCCCCGCCATCGTGACCCCGCCGCTGTTCCCCGGCGCCTCGATCAGCGCTGACCTCGGCAACGGCCCGGGCATCCAGGAAGTTGCGACCTTCTCCGCTGACGTCGCCGGCGAGAGCGGCGCGGTTGCGGTCTCCAACGCGCACGGCACCGTGACCGGTGCTGCCGGTGGCGTGCTGCTGCGCCCCTACGCCCGCCTCATCGCCGCAGAGGGTGACAGCGTCACCACCTACGGCGAGCCCTGGAACATGAACTGA